The following proteins come from a genomic window of bacterium:
- a CDS encoding ABC transporter substrate-binding protein: protein MFALLVFSGCGRKRSDFSTLFLRLAEEPSTLDPALAVDVYSGGIIAKMHSTLVSFDENLKLLPDIAESWEISEDGRQYIFHLKKGIRFSDGSSVSAGDVKKSFERILMPATLSSRKWMFEKVKGAADFISGRASEISGMEVLDENTIIIKLEEAFAPFLSLLAMPNASIIKIQGKEITGCGPYKLGQWARGEKIVLEENPEYSGGEARVKRILYRIIPNDFTAVSEFRQGKLDIMGLNIPMLDALEKTGYKDLFYSKPGLNTYYVGFNCRKEPFNDADARKIFVKAVDKKQIIKYVFNSRVEPAYSPVPPVLLYDGLWAMENNYAEAAGKEAVNRPFKLLINTSDEMQSIAEICQHFWKTRGIKIEIAQRDWNGFKEALNNSEFDIFILSWWADYPDAENFLYPTFYSGNIGSAGNRTGYSNAEFDRLITEARAEINTEARQNLYRKATDIIVEDSPWIFLWHKKDYCVVQPWIKGFKMFPLYYSDKGTGIKITH, encoded by the coding sequence TTGTTTGCTTTATTGGTTTTTTCGGGTTGCGGCCGGAAAAGAAGCGATTTCAGCACGCTTTTTCTGCGCCTTGCCGAAGAGCCTTCGACGCTGGATCCGGCGCTTGCGGTTGATGTTTACTCAGGCGGTATAATTGCCAAAATGCATTCAACGCTTGTCAGTTTTGACGAAAACCTTAAACTTCTGCCCGATATCGCTGAGAGCTGGGAAATATCCGAAGACGGCAGACAGTATATTTTTCATCTGAAAAAAGGCATAAGGTTCAGCGACGGTTCTTCCGTCTCGGCGGGAGACGTGAAAAAATCTTTTGAAAGAATATTGATGCCCGCGACTCTTTCTTCAAGAAAGTGGATGTTTGAAAAAGTGAAGGGAGCCGCTGATTTTATCTCCGGCAGGGCCAGTGAAATCAGCGGTATGGAAGTATTGGATGAGAATACAATAATTATAAAGCTGGAAGAAGCGTTTGCCCCTTTCTTAAGCCTTCTCGCTATGCCCAATGCTTCGATAATAAAAATACAGGGTAAAGAGATAACAGGGTGCGGCCCGTATAAACTGGGTCAATGGGCAAGAGGCGAAAAAATCGTACTGGAGGAAAATCCTGAATATTCAGGCGGAGAAGCCCGCGTAAAAAGAATACTGTACCGCATAATCCCTAATGACTTTACCGCTGTATCTGAGTTCAGGCAGGGAAAGCTTGATATTATGGGGTTGAATATCCCGATGCTGGATGCTCTTGAAAAAACGGGCTATAAGGATTTATTTTATTCTAAGCCCGGGCTGAACACCTATTATGTGGGTTTTAATTGCCGGAAAGAACCGTTTAACGATGCCGATGCGAGAAAAATATTTGTAAAAGCCGTGGATAAAAAACAGATAATAAAATATGTTTTTAATTCCAGGGTTGAACCCGCATATTCCCCGGTTCCGCCGGTTCTCCTGTATGACGGGCTTTGGGCAATGGAGAATAATTATGCAGAAGCCGCCGGGAAAGAAGCTGTTAACAGGCCTTTTAAACTTTTGATAAACACGAGCGATGAGATGCAGTCAATTGCCGAGATTTGCCAGCACTTCTGGAAAACGCGGGGGATCAAGATTGAAATAGCGCAAAGAGATTGGAACGGCTTTAAAGAAGCTTTAAATAATTCTGAGTTTGATATATTCATCCTTTCATGGTGGGCGGACTATCCCGATGCGGAAAATTTCCTTTATCCCACTTTTTACTCCGGAAATATCGGCTCCGCGGGGAATAGAACCGGATATTCAAATGCTGAGTTTGACAGGTTGATAACCGAAGCGAGAGCTGAAATCAACACTGAAGCCCGGCAAAACCTGTACAGAAAGGCCACGGATATAATCGTTGAAGATTCACCGTGGATTTTTCTGTGGCACAAAAAAGATTATTGTGTTGTCCAGCCGTGGATTAAGGGCTTTAAAATGTTCCCTCTGTATTATTCCGATAAGGGTACGGGGATAAAAATAACACACTGA
- a CDS encoding ABC transporter permease translates to MRNFIIRRLILAVLTLTVIVTLVFALTRFIPGDPVYSFVGRRADRDTLNQVRSSYGLDNPVSTQFFCYIGQLLKGNLGYSYVTGQPVGKLIISRFPNTLKLALTAMLFATVTGLLLGLLSASYPGGAVDRFCVLLSISGISVPVFWFGLILIIIFSNLLGWLPSSGMGNFTYIILPALTLGTRSAAYIARITRTSVMEVLGENFVITARAKGLSRNRILFKHILKNALIPVVTLIGVDLGSYLNGSVLTETIFGWNGVGNLALSGIMNRDYPLIMGTVLFGSFIFICANIIVDISYSFFNPKITYE, encoded by the coding sequence ATGAGAAATTTTATTATCAGAAGACTTATTCTGGCTGTTTTGACTTTGACGGTTATTGTTACGCTTGTCTTTGCTCTCACGCGTTTTATTCCCGGAGATCCCGTATATAGTTTTGTAGGAAGAAGGGCGGACAGGGACACATTGAACCAGGTCAGGAGCTCTTATGGGTTGGACAACCCTGTCTCAACTCAGTTTTTCTGTTATATAGGGCAGTTGTTAAAAGGTAATCTTGGTTATTCTTATGTAACGGGCCAGCCGGTCGGGAAACTAATCATAAGCCGTTTTCCGAATACACTGAAACTAGCCCTGACAGCGATGCTATTCGCAACGGTGACGGGATTGCTGCTGGGCCTGCTTTCGGCATCATATCCCGGAGGCGCTGTGGACAGGTTTTGCGTGCTGCTCTCGATTTCGGGAATATCGGTGCCCGTTTTCTGGTTCGGTCTTATATTAATTATTATCTTTTCCAATCTGCTGGGGTGGCTTCCTTCTTCCGGAATGGGTAATTTTACGTATATCATTCTGCCTGCCCTTACTCTGGGCACCCGGTCGGCGGCTTATATTGCGAGGATAACAAGAACAAGCGTCATGGAAGTTTTGGGAGAAAATTTTGTGATAACGGCCAGAGCAAAAGGGCTGAGCAGAAACAGGATTTTATTTAAACATATCCTGAAAAACGCGTTAATACCGGTAGTTACCTTGATAGGGGTTGACCTGGGGAGCTATCTGAACGGGTCGGTCCTGACAGAGACGATTTTCGGATGGAATGGCGTAGGCAATCTTGCCTTGTCCGGTATTATGAACAGGGATTATCCGCTGATAATGGGCACGGTGCTGTTCGGCTCATTCATTTTTATATGCGCAAATATTATAGTCGATATCTCTTATTCGTTTTTTAACCCGAAGATAACCTATGAATAA
- a CDS encoding ABC transporter permease: MNKRTKYFLRNNKLPVFLAAVLFLIVLAAVFAPWIVPHDPYEINLEKAKEHPQKAYPFGTDAQGRCILSRMIYGARISLFVGFAATVSALVIGILFGTVAAYFGGAADNIITFLIDVTLSLPGLLVAIAITVVFEPGISTVLIALCIVGWAGFARIIRSSVISIKGRDYVTSALVLGLSRKLIMLKYILPNIVPIIFITASLRIGVFILSEASLSFLGLGISPPEPTWGGMIASSVNYVETAPWMAFFPGVALAVTIFCFNLIGDSMKDYFNVLENRI; encoded by the coding sequence ATGAATAAAAGAACAAAATATTTTCTAAGGAATAATAAATTGCCGGTTTTTCTCGCGGCAGTCCTTTTTCTGATTGTTTTAGCGGCTGTGTTTGCTCCTTGGATTGTTCCTCACGACCCTTATGAAATAAACCTGGAAAAAGCGAAAGAACATCCTCAAAAAGCGTATCCGTTTGGTACGGACGCGCAGGGGAGATGTATTTTAAGCCGTATGATTTACGGCGCGAGAATATCTCTTTTCGTGGGTTTTGCCGCGACTGTCTCCGCGCTGGTTATCGGTATTTTATTCGGGACGGTGGCGGCTTATTTCGGCGGAGCCGCGGATAACATCATAACATTTTTAATCGATGTTACGCTTTCCCTGCCGGGCCTGCTTGTCGCAATCGCGATAACGGTCGTTTTTGAACCGGGAATATCAACTGTGCTGATAGCGCTGTGCATTGTCGGCTGGGCGGGTTTTGCCAGGATAATACGTTCCAGCGTGATTTCCATAAAGGGCCGGGATTATGTTACTTCCGCGCTCGTGCTCGGCTTATCGCGAAAATTGATTATGTTAAAATACATTCTTCCCAATATTGTCCCGATAATTTTTATAACAGCCAGCCTCAGGATAGGGGTTTTTATTCTATCCGAGGCTTCACTTTCTTTCCTGGGTTTGGGTATAAGCCCGCCTGAGCCTACCTGGGGGGGAATGATTGCCTCAAGCGTAAATTATGTGGAGACCGCGCCCTGGATGGCATTTTTTCCGGGTGTTGCCCTGGCCGTCACAATATTCTGTTTTAACCTGATCGGGGACAGCATGAAAGATTATTTTAATGTTTTAGAGAACCGTATCTGA
- a CDS encoding exodeoxyribonuclease III: protein MRIYSWNVNGLRAVAGKGFKKWFLSEKPDILCLQETKADISQLPGDITGIEGYEFYAASSEKKGYSGVAVYTKIRPLSVKTGIGMGEFDAEGRILVLNFPEFTLLNIYFPNGQMRAERLKYKLDFCDAVLDYCLKLKKSGRKIIICGDFNTAHREIDLKNPGANENYSGFLPVERAWIDRLTECGFVDAFRMLYPDTVKYSWWSYRYSARKKNIGWRIDYYFVSENISGQVEDSMIFSDVTGSDHCPIGIKINV from the coding sequence ATGCGGATTTACTCATGGAATGTGAATGGCCTGAGAGCGGTTGCCGGTAAAGGGTTTAAAAAATGGTTTTTATCCGAAAAACCGGATATTTTATGCCTGCAGGAAACAAAAGCGGATATAAGCCAGCTGCCGGGAGATATAACCGGTATAGAAGGATATGAATTTTACGCGGCTTCATCCGAAAAAAAAGGATACAGCGGCGTGGCCGTATATACAAAGATCCGGCCGTTATCCGTCAAAACCGGCATAGGAATGGGCGAATTTGATGCCGAGGGAAGAATCCTGGTTTTGAATTTTCCTGAATTCACCTTGTTGAATATATATTTTCCCAACGGCCAGATGAGAGCCGAGAGGCTTAAATATAAACTTGATTTTTGCGATGCGGTCCTGGATTATTGTCTGAAACTGAAAAAATCCGGCCGTAAAATCATAATCTGCGGAGATTTTAATACGGCTCACAGGGAAATAGATTTAAAGAACCCCGGAGCGAATGAAAATTATTCAGGTTTTCTGCCCGTGGAAAGGGCATGGATAGACAGGCTTACCGAATGTGGATTTGTTGACGCGTTCAGGATGCTCTATCCTGATACAGTTAAATATTCATGGTGGAGTTACAGATACAGCGCCAGAAAGAAAAACATAGGCTGGCGCATAGATTATTATTTTGTTTCGGAAAATATATCCGGACAGGTTGAGGATTCAATGATTTTCAGTGATGTAACGGGTTCCGACCATTGTCCTATCGGCATAAAAATAAATGTATAG